AGGCACAATGGTGTGGCTGTGCCTCTCCAAACACGAGGTCGCGGGGTCAATTCCCCATCCTGTGCGCATTTTCTCCttttttatgctcattttaTGTATTTTATTCTCTTCCTACCCTGAGTTTCTGCTAATTTtatgtgttttattttttttcttttttcttgccaTACCTTAACTTTCAAccgtcctccgccactgcctAGAGGATCCAACTTGTCCAGTTTCGACAGTTTTGATGGCCCTCAATTTCCGGCTTTGTAATTGAAAGTTGAAAATTAGACTTCTGTGAtagttgaaagttgaaaatTACACAATGTTTGCATCAAATAACCTATAACCTATACATATGCAAAACAAGGTCGGTGAACTACAGACTTTATAAAACTAGAAAAGAAAACAACATAATCATTACAAAATGTTTGCAGCAAAGAACCTATGTACATGGAAAGCAAGTGGACTACACAGACTGTTACAACTTGAACTTTCACACTCTTTATGCCAGGTGCTTAATAATGTTTCAATTTTCCCTACAAGAGAGACTAGCATTGCATTTAGGAGAATGCAATCACCAATCAATCAGAAGCCAAAAGGGCCAACCTCGCCAGCTCTACCATCAAAGTAAGGATATAAAGCAGTTACAGCTATCATAATTTCAGTCCCAGAACCAAACACGCCCATGAAATCTCCCAAAATTATCAATGCCCCAAGACAAAAGCCACCGAACCGAGCTGCCTTCAGAACATGGCTGTAGAATTCGTTCCAAGATATCGAGTCAGGCTGGGCAAGCATTCTTTGTTCCTCCTTCATTGAATCAGTTATAACTAAGATGTAAACATAAGAAGGAAAGAGGAGAAGGTAAGAATGTTGCACACTACTTTGTCCATACATTTACAATGAAACCGTCGATAAATCTTTTTGAGGATGCACAAACTCTCAGCCAAAATACTGAGAGATACGTACAAgtaccaagcacatagacaacATATATGAATGCATGGAACGGGGCTCTGTGCAGATCAGTCAAGCTGCAGGAGAGAAAAGGGAATTGTAAAGCAAAGCGAGAGACGACACTTTGGGATTAAGCcacaatttaaaatttaaatcagAAATGTGGCTAGCATGGTTTCCACAAGTATGCACTTACGTCGGGGGTGTTGTTATGTAGTACAAAACCCCACCAACTAGGAAAGATTGTTGAAAATGGTCAGGTCTACTCCATGTGCCGAGCAGATTCAATAGTTTATTTCCACCATATTTCATGCACAACAGCTGCAAAATGAAACAAAAACATAACATGTTTTCACAGGAAGGTTCAATGGTATCAGACTGACATAACAACATGTAGATTTGCTGACAACTACCTTTGAGATGCTATACAGAAATGAAACCAGTAAGCGATGCAGGATGATAGGCCCATAGAGTATATTGGAGATCTTGATGAGGTAGTTGACTTGAAACCTAGGAACACCATGTGTCCTGACTGGCAACACAATGGTCGACAGACCTTGGAAGGATATGGCAATTAGAACAAACAAGCAAGTAGCTAGTAAGTTGGTAACATTTGGGAGGTTTTGACGGTAAAATGCTTCCCGCATTGCAGAAAATTTATCTGTCCTAGTAATCAGAAGGTGAACCCAAGCAGGAACAGCTCCCTCAAATTCAGTGCCTTGTTCAGGATAAATAAATATCAAGGGACTAAAAGCTTTCCACAATATATTTCCACTGTACAAGAAAATGAGAGAAGTGTTATCATACAAGGATAAACTAACCCTATCGTGATTCTTCTAGTTTCAATCCCTTACCAAATAGTTGTGGCAGTGAACAATGAGACGCTCGATAACAATCCATATCCCTTTTTTAGGATGTCGTCAAGATAAATGACAACGATACCAGAAAAAAGAATCTGAAGGAGGACTATCACTGCATTGCCAATGCTAACTTTGCCCAATGAACAAAGACCTAGAAGACGCGCAAGAGCTCCCATTACGGTAAACAATATCATCATCAATTTTTGTTCCCTGTACAGAAATTTCATAAAAGTTTGGAATTAGAGAGCAGGAAACATGTAATCTGtaatcaacaaaaaaaaatggccACCCAAAAAATCACAGCACATAATGAGTTAACATTTGAAAGGCTGATGAAATGCTCAAAATTCACAATACTGACTCCCAGCCATAAGCCAACAAGCATTGGAATCAGTAGTCTATGTTGAAAGAAATACGATAAATAGTGGAATATACATTCCTTTCCAAGGCAGAAACTTATGCCCGGGATAATGGAGTGCCCATTTTACTTTTCTTACAGCATAATAGGGTGCCTACTCGGCCACATTCTTCAAAATGGTATTTACATCACACTAAGCTATTTAAAACTGAGATAGTATTGATAGAGAATCATATTGTTATTCAAAGATTGATTGGTTAGTTGTTTGTCAAGTCATGCCTTTTAGCTGGGTGGTAAAGTTATTGAAAGCGGAGATAGTGTTCTTTTATTTATATGATTCCTTCAAACAGATCCAAGCATAGCAGCATATGTATCACCATTACACCCATTTCAgcacaaaaaaaatgtttcagGCTGATTAATTTATACTGAGAAGAATTAGCACTTACAGAAGTGCACCAACGTCCAAATTTGTAGATGACACCAAGATCTGCATGAGAAGCTCAGATAGTAGAATGGGGCCAATGCCAAGTGCCAAAAGTCCGTTTGATGAAAAAAAACGGATGCTCCCAGTATGGATCAGGCGCAGTGGTGCCTTGTTGGACTGGGATCCCATAGAGTGGAAGTTGGTCGGCAGTCAAAAGGATGAAAAGCGAGATAGTTGTGTATATCACTTTTTGACGATTATGAATCAGCTGACCAGGACGCCGCACCTCTGGTAAGAATAAGAATCTCGTGAATGCATAAAGCTTGGACCAATTTACCATTTTCGCACAGGTACATAAAATACTCCTGGCAAAAGAAACCATGACAAAGAAAATATTTACATCAATGCAGATACAACACTCTTCTGTAGTGGATATCTTCTTGATCTAAACTTTCATGGCAAAAGTTTGCCTTCACCAGTTTGCTTAGTGTTATTCTATTCTATTCAAAGGAGCTCGTATGTCAAGAAGGCCAACAAAGTATTGTTGCTGTAAGCCCCTGATGCTTCCAACACGGCGACACGCACATGTATGAATGCATTTTCTATTCATGATATATAATGCCTTCTGCCGAGGCCTGAGTTTAAAGCACTGAAACTATCAGATCTGGACTGGAACTATAAATAACTAAGTGGTCCCATGAGATGGAGTGACAAGCTGGGGAGAGAGATCAACCATGAAGAGAAGAAACTAATCAATTGAACCATGCATTGTATTGTTTTGGAATGATTCTACTCTTATGTTGCCAACTGTTGGCAAAGGTGGGCTTCACTTGGGTCTTGCGGAAGACATGGATTGGATTTCAGATAAATCCACAACTAATCACTGAATCTGAACGGGTAGAAAGAAGGACAAATTTGGGTTCGAACGAGAACCAAATAAAACCCTAACTAAAGCCATTAGATCAGAACAAGGTAACGaatcatgcacccatacatccAAGCAGAGAACGGATTACTAACCAAAGCGAGAAAGTGCTGGTCGTCGAGAAACTGCGGCGGGACCGCGGGAGAGCGAGCGGACCAGCCGGCGGCCTTCTTGTTTGTGCTCTACGGCAAGGCGAGGCGAGTGTATGCACGAGAAGCTGAATCTACGGTTGACCGCAGACTCAGCAACTTACGGTCGACTGCCCCGTCTACCCCTTCCGCGTTACTCCCTCCCTTTCTCATTTCCTTCCCTTTTTCCTCACCATCCCCGcagcctccccctcccccgttCCCCGttccgcctcctccgcgctcCGCGCAAGTCTCCGCCGCTCGTCCGCcaacgccaccgccggcgcgcccgccccgcccttccgcttctcctccgctgccgtGGTCCGCTTCCACGACGGGGCCcgccccgggccgccgccgatggCGGTCGCGAGGCCCGTCTACGCCAGGGTCGCCGGAGAGACGGTGTACGTGGCGGAGcccgtgccggcgccggcgtcgagggCCCCGGCGTACGACGGCCTACCCCTGGGCAATGCTGCCGGCGCGCGCACCGCGGCGAAGGGGGTCTAGGGTTTGGACGGGGcgcggcggggagcggcgggtccggcggcgcgagcggcggcggggcgcggcgggaggcgcagtgcgccggcaggggcggcggcgctcgccaccagcgccgcccctgcccagatccagttttttttgttctttcaatacaatttttttataaaaaaaataatagccGATTGTTTTTGGATGtacattttttatttcttcCATTTGATAAATTTCTCTCTGTCAAAATTTTTCTCGTAAAATTTTTTTATCTCACAAATttatttcttgaaattttttctacccACCAATTTTTCACTTTGAAAATTATTTGACTCATAAAAAAATGTCTGAATTTATTTTtctcagaaaacgacaaaattttctaaaaacgGAAAAAAAATGATGTCGGGAAATGGACCGTACGGGAGCCTCCCGTACGGTTGAGCGTAAATTAGCGGTACCCGTGTATGCAGCAGAAGGCAAACGTAGTCAGCTCAGTCTCTTCAGATTTTGCCTTTACTAGGTTTGTGCCCGTGCGTTGTTACgggtaaaaaaaatattacaacaGTACAAGATCATTCACCAAACTAATGAATACTGTCTAATCATAGTGTAACATGTAACGTGAAAACAgttaattaaaaatatttattaagATAATCAACCAATAAAATCCAGTCCCGGATACATGACCAACGAAATCTATTTTATATCATTTTCGATGATGCACCTAAGATATTGTTTAAGAGTAAATTTCACCGGCAGTCCTTAAACTTGTCTCGAGTTCTCATCTCGGTCTCGGTACTCTTAAAATGCACATAATAGTTCTTAAACTCGGTCTCGGTCCATTTCCCACTTAAGCTATTTCGAGTCTACATGTACATGATTAAGTTGTAACTATTTCAACCGCGAATGACATCACAATAATGGATAATCCAACTGTGTTAAGTACCGGCGCGGGGTATGTTCGTCAAATCACCGAATGGTTCCCTTGCGCGCCATTCACCTCGCCTGAATTCATATTAGCAGTGTCAAATATCACAAAATTTATACAAACCGAGGCTGAAATTatgataaaataaaataaaaaccaaCTTAATATGAAAAATGAACAAATATATAGTGAATCTACAAGAAGGGGAAACTGTCAGCGTAGCAAATATGTTCAAAAATCAGAATGTAAATCTGCCCATGCTGTGAACCTTGATATTGTGATATTATCATCTCGCAAGTGACTGGCTCAAAACTTTATGTCACCGTGACATACAGTTGCCCTCATATTCACCggttcatgtttttttttacattCCAGTCATATTTCAGCTGGCTTACGATAAGTTTTAACTTTGGAAAAATTAGCCAAATATTTACATTAAGGACCAGCTGAACATTCTAACGGAACCAGCAGGCTTGAGGTTAGACCAAAGCCAATTTAGGTGTATACTACCAGTTTACCACTCCAATAATCAGTTATCACTTACGTTATGCTAACTGGAAGACATGTCTGTATAAAAAGGTCACAATGTTGTAGGGAAGAGAAATGAATTGCACTGatttaataaaaaaaactatagcAGAAGCTCACTAAGCTAAGCGTCATTCTGCTAGAAATCTGAATGTGGAACTGGCATACCGTTTTGCATTCCATTTCCCTTGAGATAACTGAATGTTCAGATATGCTGCATTACGTTTTAGTTCAAAAAACTGAACAGCAGACATAGTATTCATGAACTGACAACACCATGATCATGGCTGGGCTCCATCGGTCTGTAAAAGCGAGTCCGCCAAGCTACAACGAGAACCACGAGAATTAAAGATACCTCCAGGGACCGTTCTTCGCAggccatggtggccggcggtAGAGTGCAGCCAAATCTCCTGCGATGTAGGGCATGGGACGGCTCGAGGAGTGGGGGAACAGAGCGAGGAGGCAGCGGAGGTTCCATTTTACCACTTACCCATGTCATGTTGCTGCCAAATCTGTCGGATTTGAAGCGCAGGAGGTCTGAAAGAGGCAGCACAGGAACCTTAGGCTGCCGGCGCAAGAGCCtcacggcgacggcgatcgcCTTAGGCCAACGACGAAGGAGGTAGAGACCGCCGTCGCAGGAGCCTCAGGGCGCCGGCGATCGCCTCCGGTCAGTGGCGTAGGACTGTAGGAGTCATCCGCGGTTTCCGTGGCTCCTTGATCACAGTTGAGAATTGACCTAGTGCGTGCGAAACAAATCTGATGGCGCCTGATGCATCTACGCAGGTATGCGGACGGCCAGAAACGCCCAGTCGCGAGACGAAGCAGACGTCCAAGGTTTAATCCCAATCGACAGACCAAATCAAGGATTGATAGCGACGCAAATTAATTAGCGGTGTGGATCCGCAGGCGGCAGACTGACGAGTGATGAGGGGGAGGCGGACTTGTGGTTGCATTTGTTGCAGTAGTCACTTGTGGTTGTGAACGATACTTGTGGATTACTTGTGGTGATACTAAAGTTTATTTGCATTTATGTGTTGTGGATATCCATACTCATTTGTTACATGGGaacatattaggtgcaaaccaatctcttcgtgcaaactatgaaaacttcaatctgggccatcggatcaacatccaaggggaggggtgcagagaggtgggaggggggatttgcaaaagtgtgattacccaatccaaaaacgggtccagattgtaaaattatc
This window of the Panicum virgatum strain AP13 chromosome 1K, P.virgatum_v5, whole genome shotgun sequence genome carries:
- the LOC120654856 gene encoding protein transport protein Sec61 subunit alpha-like translates to HYYWVRSTLASNRGMLMELGFRPITTAQMVMQLTTTSKLLHVDQNIHVNHELADGACKVLAMATALKEAAAHILMGMYGPSLCSLGKVSIGNAVIVLLQILFSGIVVIYLDDILKKGYGLLSSVSLFTATTICGNILWKAFSPLIFIYPEQGTEFEGAVPAWVHLLITRTDKFSAMREAFYRQNLPNVTNLLATCLFVLIAISFQGLSTIVLPVRTHGVPRFQVNYLIKISNILYGPIILHRLLVSFLYSISKLLCMKYGGNKLLNLLGTWSRPDHFQQSFLVGGVLYYITTPPTLTDLHRAPFHAFIYVVYVLGTCTYLSVFWLRVCASSKRFIDGFIVNEEQRMLAQPDSISWNEFYSHVLKAARFGGFCLGALIILGDFMGVFGSGTEIMIAVTALYPYFDGRAGEVGPFGF